Proteins encoded within one genomic window of Candidatus Brocadiia bacterium:
- a CDS encoding TolC family protein, translating into MTRKIWGILAAGAILAAGCGTVRNAHRVQDPKNIPPGERTVTAAEIGLTKDTVLPLDKAVEIALKYHPAIQQSRRRLESAQSRFDSAKGSYLPQLDTSLSANAGTGNRTAGSEVNSTDQSHSASLSLSQLIYDFGKTPASVRQAYENWVAAEMSDKSTANNLVYEVKGAYYDLIKQQSLFKVAEETVKQFEKRLEQVKSFAEVGRRTRYDVTKTEVDLAEARLTYIKAINSLKTSRATLNNALGLAEDPGYSVQTPPPPEMSAYTMDEFWQMVKLNNPEMQSQSATEKAASAGVDKAIADLYPSLSLNSSYSWSGGVFPMPWNWSVGAAMRFNIFQGFQKVNAINEAVDSLRQMRSAKAELEQRLFLDLNRAYAQLEDSRQRLAITELSVKIAEENLMIVEGRYQVGKASSVELTDAQVSLASARSNRVQADFDYQLAIAQIKKNTGGK; encoded by the coding sequence ATGACCAGAAAAATATGGGGGATTTTGGCGGCCGGGGCGATACTGGCGGCCGGTTGCGGCACGGTCCGCAACGCGCACCGGGTGCAGGACCCAAAGAATATTCCGCCCGGCGAACGAACCGTGACGGCGGCTGAAATCGGACTGACCAAAGATACCGTCCTACCCCTGGATAAGGCCGTGGAAATCGCCCTGAAATACCACCCCGCTATCCAGCAGTCCCGGCGGAGGCTCGAATCCGCCCAATCCCGGTTCGATTCGGCCAAAGGCAGCTACCTGCCCCAGCTGGACACATCCTTAAGCGCAAACGCCGGCACCGGCAACAGAACAGCCGGCAGCGAGGTCAACAGCACCGACCAGTCGCATTCGGCCAGCCTGTCCCTGTCCCAATTGATATACGACTTCGGCAAGACCCCTGCTTCAGTCCGCCAGGCCTACGAGAACTGGGTCGCCGCAGAAATGAGCGACAAATCCACGGCCAACAACCTGGTCTATGAGGTCAAAGGAGCGTATTACGACCTGATTAAGCAACAGTCACTGTTCAAGGTCGCCGAGGAAACGGTCAAACAGTTCGAGAAACGGCTGGAACAGGTCAAGAGCTTTGCCGAGGTCGGGCGGAGAACCCGCTATGACGTTACCAAGACCGAGGTTGACCTGGCCGAGGCGCGGTTAACTTATATCAAAGCGATAAACTCGTTAAAAACCAGCCGGGCCACGCTAAATAACGCCCTCGGCCTGGCCGAAGACCCGGGGTATTCGGTTCAGACTCCCCCGCCGCCTGAGATGTCTGCTTACACTATGGATGAGTTCTGGCAGATGGTCAAACTCAACAACCCGGAGATGCAATCCCAATCGGCGACTGAAAAAGCGGCCTCGGCCGGCGTGGACAAAGCTATCGCCGATTTATATCCGTCATTATCTCTCAATTCCAGTTATAGCTGGAGCGGCGGCGTATTCCCGATGCCCTGGAACTGGTCGGTCGGCGCGGCCATGCGCTTTAACATATTCCAGGGATTTCAAAAAGTCAACGCCATTAACGAAGCCGTAGACAGCTTGCGGCAGATGCGTTCGGCCAAAGCGGAACTGGAACAAAGACTGTTCCTGGACCTTAACCGGGCCTACGCCCAGCTGGAAGATTCCCGGCAAAGACTGGCCATCACCGAACTGTCCGTCAAGATTGCCGAGGAAAATCTGATGATCGTGGAAGGCAGATACCAGGTCGGCAAGGCTTCGTCTGTGGAACTGACCGACGCTCAGGTGTCGCTGGCCAGCGCCCGCTCGAACAGAGTTCAGGCTGATTTTGATTATCAACTTGCCATCGCGCAGATTAAAAAGAATACAGGAGGAAAATAA
- the mobB gene encoding molybdopterin-guanine dinucleotide biosynthesis protein B: MKRIPQIISIVGRSGVGKTTLLEKVIRQLTRRGYRIATIKHYNHGFEIDHPGKDSYRHSAAGSNTAVVLGPDKMAIVRKLDKPLSFKAALELAFPPRSRQSIDLIITEGFKREKMPKLEVVRKAISRRPVSSPSRGLVALITDVVMASNQVPVFGLDDIKKITDFIEKRFL, translated from the coding sequence ATGAAACGAATCCCTCAAATAATCTCAATAGTCGGCCGTTCCGGAGTCGGCAAGACCACCCTGCTGGAAAAGGTTATCCGCCAGCTGACCCGGCGCGGATACCGGATTGCCACCATCAAGCATTATAACCACGGCTTCGAGATAGACCATCCGGGCAAAGATTCTTACCGACATTCGGCGGCCGGCAGCAATACGGCAGTGGTACTGGGACCGGACAAGATGGCCATTGTCAGGAAACTGGACAAACCGCTGTCGTTCAAGGCGGCATTGGAACTGGCCTTCCCGCCCCGGAGCCGCCAATCCATCGACCTGATAATAACCGAGGGATTCAAGCGGGAAAAAATGCCTAAGCTGGAGGTCGTCCGCAAGGCAATATCCAGACGTCCGGTCAGTTCTCCGTCCCGGGGACTGGTCGCCTTGATAACCGATGTCGTGATGGCATCAAACCAAGTGCCTGTGTTCGGATTAGACGATATCAAGAAAATCACTGATTTTATAGAAAAGAGGTTCTTATGA
- a CDS encoding sigma-54 dependent transcriptional regulator, with protein sequence MKEQISQCVHPQALQADIPEISRLIFKEVDHILKKVAPTGLPVLIQGETGTGKELMSWAIHYHSQRRDKPYLAFNSGAVPETLIESELFGHTKGAFTSASETKKGYIELASEGTLFIDEIGNMPLSMQQKLLRILEDKQLWPVGSEKTVTVNTRFIFASNQNIEELVSRKLFREDLFYRINIITISLPALRERHDDISLFARYFLKRHFKENAVPKISPKAMDILSKHCWPGNIRELENEIKRIYVFYPDTKIITESMLSESIRNCRSLSPLPCTPRLSLRKTMENTEKMIILDALKKNHNNISRTAQSLKLNRCVLYDKVRRLKIKCE encoded by the coding sequence ATGAAAGAACAAATATCTCAGTGCGTACATCCCCAGGCATTGCAGGCAGATATTCCTGAAATTAGCCGGCTGATTTTCAAGGAAGTAGATCATATTTTAAAGAAAGTTGCCCCGACAGGCCTACCCGTGCTTATTCAGGGCGAGACCGGCACCGGCAAGGAACTGATGTCCTGGGCTATTCACTACCACAGCCAGCGACGGGATAAACCCTACCTGGCTTTCAACAGCGGAGCCGTACCGGAAACGCTTATTGAAAGCGAGTTATTCGGACATACCAAGGGCGCCTTTACCAGCGCCAGTGAAACTAAAAAGGGTTATATAGAACTGGCTTCCGAAGGCACCCTGTTTATCGACGAAATCGGCAATATGCCGCTGTCCATGCAGCAGAAACTCTTGCGCATACTGGAAGACAAGCAACTATGGCCGGTCGGGAGCGAAAAAACCGTAACCGTAAATACCCGGTTCATTTTCGCCAGTAACCAAAATATTGAAGAATTAGTCAGCCGGAAGCTATTCCGGGAAGACCTGTTCTATCGGATTAACATAATTACCATCAGTCTGCCGGCATTACGCGAGAGGCACGATGACATTTCCTTGTTCGCCAGATACTTCTTGAAACGGCATTTTAAAGAAAATGCCGTTCCGAAAATATCACCTAAAGCGATGGATATCTTATCAAAACATTGCTGGCCCGGTAATATCCGTGAATTGGAGAATGAAATCAAGAGAATCTACGTATTCTACCCTGATACCAAAATCATTACGGAGTCCATGCTGTCGGAATCTATCCGAAACTGCCGTTCGCTCAGTCCGTTACCTTGTACGCCGCGGCTAAGCCTGAGAAAGACGATGGAAAATACCGAGAAGATGATCATTCTCGATGCGCTCAAGAAGAACCATAACAACATCAGCCGGACGGCACAAAGCCTGAAACTAAACCGGTGTGTCCTCTACGACAAAGTCCGCCGCTTGAAGATAAAGTGCGAATAA
- a CDS encoding RNA polymerase sigma factor — MITAEFKLNGSTYIDRWLAALAQVDYTADESLSWADNSDITAIMSGNRNAFGGLVKRYQDKITAKMWRFTRDKQQLEILVQEVFVEAYKSLGSFRQGSPFLPWLIKIAVRTGYRHWNKTARTSKEVSLDRVGEIMSNDVVKEPSQAGELLHSLLSGLPPKDRLVLTLIYFEGCSMAEAAELTGWSLIMTKVRSHRARNKLKELVEKTSARG; from the coding sequence ATGATAACCGCTGAGTTTAAATTAAACGGGTCCACATACATTGACAGATGGTTGGCCGCCTTGGCTCAGGTTGATTATACCGCTGACGAATCCTTAAGCTGGGCGGATAACAGCGATATCACGGCCATTATGAGCGGGAACAGAAATGCCTTTGGCGGGCTGGTAAAACGATACCAGGATAAAATAACGGCCAAGATGTGGCGGTTCACCCGGGACAAACAACAGCTGGAGATATTGGTTCAGGAGGTTTTTGTCGAAGCCTATAAATCTTTAGGCAGTTTCAGGCAAGGGTCGCCCTTCCTGCCCTGGCTGATAAAGATTGCCGTCAGGACCGGATACCGGCACTGGAATAAAACGGCCCGGACATCGAAAGAGGTGTCTTTAGACCGGGTCGGCGAGATTATGTCTAATGATGTCGTCAAAGAACCCAGCCAGGCCGGCGAGTTATTGCATAGCCTGCTGTCCGGGCTGCCGCCCAAGGATAGGCTGGTCCTGACGCTTATATACTTTGAAGGATGTTCGATGGCGGAAGCCGCCGAACTGACCGGCTGGAGCCTGATAATGACCAAGGTCAGGTCGCACCGGGCCCGCAATAAGCTTAAGGAACTTGTCGAGAAAACATCAGCGAGAGGATGA
- a CDS encoding ABC transporter permease, whose amino-acid sequence MNLLVSQRIALRALLRNKGRSTLTIIGIIIGIAAVISVIAVGQGATTMIKDQIKSMGNNVLMIFPGSAQTGGVHFGGGTKSTLTIKDCDAIARECTTVLAVSPMIRAGGQVIYKDKNWRTSLQGVGIDYLIVRSQTMALGDFFTESDVNNAAKNCIIGSTVVDNLFSEEAREDVIGKLIRIRSVPFKVVGILERKGAAAFGQDQDDVILAPWSTVNRYFEHSSFNTVDTILVSSKSTEMISQTKAEITALLRQRHDIMDKADDDFNIRDMTELTDMITSTSKLMTMLLAMIASISLIVGGIGIMNIMLVSVTERTREIGVRMAIGAKSKDILLQFLVESSILASIGGILGITLGAVTAEILSRSFKWPISVSISSVVLALVFSAGVGIFFGFYPAWKASRLDPIEALRYE is encoded by the coding sequence ATGAACTTGTTAGTTTCCCAGCGTATCGCCCTAAGAGCCCTGCTGCGCAACAAAGGCCGGTCCACCCTGACCATCATCGGCATCATCATCGGGATAGCCGCGGTCATTTCGGTCATCGCGGTCGGCCAGGGCGCCACCACCATGATCAAAGACCAGATAAAAAGCATGGGCAACAATGTCCTGATGATTTTCCCGGGCAGCGCCCAGACCGGCGGCGTGCACTTCGGCGGCGGCACAAAATCCACCCTGACCATCAAGGACTGCGACGCCATCGCCAGGGAATGCACCACGGTACTGGCCGTTTCACCGATGATTCGGGCCGGCGGGCAGGTTATTTACAAGGATAAAAACTGGCGCACCAGCCTCCAGGGCGTCGGCATTGATTACCTGATTGTCAGAAGCCAAACCATGGCGCTGGGCGACTTTTTTACCGAATCGGATGTCAATAACGCGGCCAAGAACTGCATCATCGGCAGTACTGTGGTGGATAACCTCTTTTCCGAGGAAGCCCGGGAAGACGTCATCGGCAAGTTGATACGCATCCGGAGCGTTCCCTTCAAGGTGGTGGGCATACTGGAGCGCAAAGGCGCGGCCGCCTTCGGCCAGGACCAGGACGACGTAATCCTGGCGCCCTGGTCCACGGTCAACCGCTACTTCGAGCATTCGTCGTTCAATACCGTTGATACTATACTGGTCAGCTCCAAATCCACGGAGATGATATCGCAGACCAAGGCGGAAATCACGGCGCTTCTGCGCCAGCGGCATGATATCATGGATAAAGCCGATGACGATTTTAACATCCGCGACATGACCGAACTGACCGATATGATTACTTCCACCTCAAAACTGATGACCATGCTGCTGGCCATGATTGCGTCCATATCGTTAATCGTGGGCGGCATCGGCATAATGAACATCATGCTCGTCTCGGTAACAGAGCGGACCAGGGAAATCGGCGTGCGCATGGCCATCGGCGCCAAAAGCAAGGACATACTGCTCCAGTTCCTGGTCGAATCATCCATACTGGCGTCAATCGGAGGCATTCTGGGCATTACGCTCGGAGCCGTTACCGCGGAAATACTGTCCCGGTCATTCAAATGGCCCATATCGGTCTCGATAAGTTCCGTTGTTCTGGCATTGGTCTTTTCCGCCGGAGTGGGAATATTCTTCGGTTTTTATCCGGCCTGGAAAGCATCGCGTCTCGACCCCATAGAAGCGCTCCGCTACGAATAA
- a CDS encoding ABC transporter ATP-binding protein yields the protein MKPFISLENITKTYQMGEVDIPALRGVSLDINEGDFIAIMGASGSGKTTLMNIIGCLDHPTSGKYYMEGVDISTLSRDEQATIRNKKIGFVFQNFNLLSRTSALENVELPLFYGNPLTTKERHKRATEILEQMGLGDRTRHYSSQLSGGQQQRVAIARALVNQPKFLLADEPTGNLDSKSSVEIMEIVRKLNNQGLTIVMITHEPDIAQFARKKLQMKDGLLV from the coding sequence ATGAAACCCTTTATTTCGCTTGAGAACATAACCAAGACATACCAGATGGGCGAGGTCGATATCCCGGCCCTGCGAGGAGTGTCTCTTGATATTAACGAAGGCGATTTCATAGCCATTATGGGCGCCTCAGGTTCGGGCAAAACCACCCTGATGAATATCATCGGCTGCCTGGACCATCCGACCAGCGGCAAATATTATATGGAAGGCGTGGACATATCGACCCTCAGCCGTGATGAACAGGCCACCATACGCAATAAGAAAATCGGGTTCGTATTCCAAAACTTCAACCTGCTTTCACGCACCTCGGCCCTGGAAAACGTCGAATTACCCCTGTTCTACGGCAACCCATTAACCACCAAAGAAAGACATAAACGAGCCACGGAAATACTGGAACAAATGGGCTTAGGCGACCGGACCAGGCATTATTCCAGCCAGCTGTCGGGCGGCCAGCAACAGCGCGTGGCCATTGCCCGGGCGCTGGTCAACCAGCCCAAGTTCCTGCTGGCCGACGAACCGACCGGCAACCTGGATTCCAAATCAAGCGTGGAAATAATGGAGATAGTCCGCAAACTGAACAACCAGGGGCTGACCATTGTAATGATTACCCACGAACCGGATATCGCCCAATTTGCCAGGAAGAAATTACAGATGAAAGACGGGTTGTTAGTATGA
- a CDS encoding STAS domain-containing protein produces MDITIDTQQVAKGIYLLKVRGAVDTYSFDRLKRAITDCFDNNIYRLAVDISEVDILTSAAVGVLIGASSIAQENKGDIILVRPSPDARKLIDLVGLNKLCGISANTNDALKLLECRPA; encoded by the coding sequence ATGGACATCACCATTGATACCCAGCAGGTAGCTAAAGGAATCTACCTGCTTAAAGTCAGAGGGGCAGTAGACACGTATTCCTTTGACCGGTTGAAGCGAGCCATAACCGATTGCTTTGACAATAACATCTACAGATTAGCCGTTGACATCAGCGAGGTGGACATCCTGACAAGTGCGGCGGTGGGCGTTCTCATTGGAGCGAGCAGTATCGCCCAGGAGAATAAAGGCGATATTATTCTGGTCCGCCCATCGCCCGACGCCCGGAAATTGATAGATTTAGTCGGGCTGAATAAATTGTGCGGAATCAGCGCTAACACCAATGACGCGCTTAAATTATTAGAGTGCCGGCCGGCGTAA
- a CDS encoding efflux RND transporter periplasmic adaptor subunit — translation MKKVIISLIVIMAVGAGVWFFFLRNGNNTVIGYKSAKVDKGTVIKTVSSSGVVQPMQQVQVGTQVNGPIKKLYVDFNARVKEGDLIAQIDPATYEARVTQDKASLTSSVANVKKVEAGLKQAQKELERSRELAKRELISQSDLDTAVASYDSLAAQLEVAHAGVEQSQATLNNSQINLAYTTIKSPIDGIVISRNVDEGQTVVASFSAATLFIIANNLTKVQIQASVAESDIGKISLKQLVRFTVDAYQDNKFTGRVAQIRLSPTTVSNVVTYTVIIYADNPEEKLLPGMTANLSFEVEKHDDVLRVPNAALRFVPPDDVTSKITAPEDTGAITGTDSTALSGTPQIQADGSVITPGARSGRRQQDRGGMGRNKSAAKEVQTKKQIWVLENGNLKPVSVIIGITDGSFTEVLKGDITEEQEVATGTIKKGEETMVNPFMPQFPGRGAARPR, via the coding sequence ATGAAAAAGGTCATCATCTCACTCATCGTCATTATGGCTGTCGGGGCCGGCGTATGGTTCTTCTTCCTACGCAACGGAAACAACACGGTAATCGGATACAAAAGCGCCAAGGTTGATAAAGGCACGGTTATCAAAACGGTCAGCTCCAGCGGCGTGGTCCAGCCGATGCAACAGGTTCAGGTCGGCACGCAGGTCAACGGCCCGATAAAGAAGTTGTATGTTGATTTCAACGCCCGGGTCAAGGAAGGCGATTTGATTGCCCAGATTGACCCGGCCACTTACGAAGCACGGGTCACCCAGGATAAAGCCAGCCTGACCAGCAGTGTTGCCAACGTAAAGAAAGTTGAGGCCGGCCTGAAGCAAGCCCAAAAGGAACTGGAACGTTCCAGGGAATTAGCCAAGCGGGAACTCATCTCTCAATCCGACCTGGATACGGCTGTGGCTTCTTACGATTCGCTGGCGGCCCAGCTTGAGGTTGCCCACGCGGGCGTGGAACAGTCACAGGCTACGTTAAACAACTCGCAGATAAACCTGGCCTACACGACCATAAAATCGCCTATTGACGGCATTGTCATTTCAAGAAACGTCGACGAAGGCCAAACCGTCGTGGCAAGTTTCTCGGCGGCCACCCTGTTCATCATTGCCAACAACCTGACCAAGGTCCAGATACAGGCCAGCGTGGCCGAATCCGATATCGGCAAGATTTCGCTGAAACAGCTGGTCAGGTTCACGGTTGACGCCTATCAGGACAACAAATTCACCGGACGGGTGGCGCAAATCCGGCTTTCGCCCACCACGGTTTCAAACGTGGTAACCTACACGGTCATCATCTATGCGGACAATCCCGAAGAAAAGCTGTTGCCCGGCATGACCGCCAACCTGTCGTTCGAAGTGGAAAAGCATGACGATGTTCTACGGGTGCCGAATGCCGCCCTGCGCTTTGTGCCTCCGGACGATGTAACGTCAAAAATAACGGCTCCCGAAGATACCGGAGCAATTACTGGCACGGATTCCACGGCCTTGTCCGGCACGCCCCAAATCCAAGCCGACGGCTCGGTCATCACGCCAGGAGCCCGAAGCGGCCGGCGACAACAAGACCGGGGCGGAATGGGCAGGAATAAATCAGCTGCCAAAGAGGTCCAGACCAAGAAACAAATATGGGTCTTGGAAAACGGCAATTTGAAGCCTGTCAGCGTTATCATCGGCATTACCGACGGCTCTTTTACCGAAGTTTTAAAAGGCGATATCACCGAAGAACAGGAAGTGGCTACCGGCACTATTAAAAAAGGCGAAGAAACGATGGTAAATCCTTTTATGCCCCAGTTTCCCGGCAGAGGCGCCGCCAGGCCGCGCTAA